The segment ATGGCAACCGCAGCCGCAGCGGACGGCCGTAGAGATCGAGCGCCTCGGCGCGCTCCATCTTGACACCGATGGCGTCGCAGAGCTCGACGAAATCCTTGATGGTGCAGAAATGGATGTTGGCGGTGTCGTACCAGGCTGCCGGCAGATTCTCGGTGCGCGGCATGTGGCCACCGATCAGGAGCTGGAGCCGCATCTTCCAGAAGCCGAAATTCGGGAACGAGACGATGGCGCGGCGGCCGATGCGCAACAGGTTTTCCAGCACGACCTTGGGCTGCCGCGTCGCCTGCAAGGTCTGCGACAGGATCACGTAGTCGAAGGCATCATCGGGATAATTGACGAGGTCGGTATCGGCATCGCCCTGCACCACCGCGAGGCCCTTGGCCACACAGCGATTGACGCCCTCGCGCGACAGCTCGATGCCGCGGCCGTCGATGCCGCGCGTTTCCAGCAGTTGAAGCAGATCGCCCTCACCGCAGCCGACGTCGAGCACTTTCGAGCCCGGCTTGACCATCTCGGCGACCAGCAAATGGTCGGCGCGAAACTGGCCGGACTGCTCGGATGCGAGGCCGTTCAGCGGCAACACTTCCTGCACAGACATTGCTAGCCGTCCTTGCTGGTGAGTCCGCGCGCCTTGCCGGCCGATTGCAGGAAGGCGCGGGAGATGTCGAAGAATTCGGGGACGTCGAGCAGGAAGGCGTCGTGGCCGCGATCGGTCTCGATCTCGGCGAACGACACCCGCGCGCTCGACGCGTTCAGCGCATGCACCAGCGCGCGCGATTCCGAGGTCGGGAACAGCCAGTCACTGGTGAAGGAGACCACGCAGAAGCGGGTCTGGATGCCCGCGAAGGCCTTTGCGAGCACGCCGCCATGATCGGCGGCGATGTCGAAATAATCCATCGCGCGCGTGAGGTAGAGATAGGAATTGGCGTCGAAGCGCTCGACAAAGGACGAGCCCTGATAGCGCAGATAGGACTCGACCTGGAAGTCGGCGTCGAACGAGAAGGTCGGCAGCTCGCGGTCCTGCATGCGGCGGCCGAACTTGCGATGCAGCGCGGCGTCCGAGAGATAGGTGATGTGCGCGGCCATGCGCGCGACCGCGAGCCCGCGATGCGGATGGATGCCCTGGTCGGCATAGCCGCCATTGTGCCAGTCGGGATCGGCCATCACGGCCTGGCGACCGAGCTCATGGAAGGCGATGTTCTGCGCCGAGTGCCGCGTCGAGCAGGCGATCGCCAACGCCGAGAACACGCGGCCCGGATAGGCCGCGGTCCATTGCAGCACCTGCATGCCGCCCATCGAGCCGCCGACCACCGCGAACAGCGTGTCGATGCCGAGCCGGTCGATCAGCATCGCCTGCGCGCGCACCATGTCGGGGATGGTGATGACGGGGAAATCCAGGCCCCACACCTTGCCGGTCGCCGGATTGATCGAGGCCGGCCCGGTCGAGCCCATGCAACCGCCGATCACGTTGGCGCAGATGATGAAGTAACGCTGAGGATCAAGCGGGCGGCCGGGGCCGACCAGCGTGTCCCACCAGCCGGACTTGCCGGTGACGGGATGCACGTTGAAGACGTGCTGGTCGCCCGTGAGCGCATGGCAGATCAGGATCGCGTTGGAGCGATCGGCATTGAGCTCGCCATAGGTCTGGTAGGCGATCTGAAACGGCGAAAGATCGATGCCGCAATCGAGCGGCAGTGGCTCGTCAGCGCCGAAATGCGCAACGAGCGAGCTCGGATGATCCACCTCATGCGAGCGCTCATCGGCGCTGATCGCGGGACTCGGTACGGACTTGACGCCAACCATCATCGACCTCGTTTGCGACTGCCGGCAGGCCGCCGCTGGAATCAGGCCATGAAAAACCCGGCCTGAACGATAGGTTCGGCCGGGATCGGAAGCGTCCCCGGCCTGTTTAGCGAGTTTTTTAACGTGGCTGCAAGCCGGCCGGCTCAAATGACCACGGAACAGGCAAAAACTACTGGCTTGGACGGTTTTCGTCAAGTCGCGGTCCGGATTAACCAAAATCCTCCCCGTCGGGGCAGCGGAAAAGGGCCCAAATTCCCTTTGCATTTCTCTTTGCTTTCGCCGGCCATCCTGCCTAATCAGAACCTTCACCGCAGCGGACCTGGCGATCGCCGAGCCGCACTGGAACGCCCCTCAACAGCACCTGTCAGATATGTCCAGACGTCCGCCCGCGCCACCATCGTTGCAGGAATTGCGCAAGGAGATCGACGAGATCGACGAGGGCATCCATCGCCTGCTGATGCAGCGAGCCGACATCATCGACCGCCTGATCCAGGTGAAGCAGACCCAGGAGGTCGGCTCCGCGTTCCGCCCGGCGCGCGAGGCCGACATGATGCGTCGCATCGTCGAGCGTCATCGCGGCATCCTGCCGCTCGACACGGTCGAGAGCATCTGGCGCGTCATCATCTCGACCTTCACCTACGTCCAGGCGCCGTTCTCGGTCCATGCCGACATCTCGGTGAGCGAGCCAGCGATGCGCGATTCCGTGCGATTCCATTTCGGCTTCACGGTGCCTTACATCGCGCATTTCAGCGCGCAGGCCGCGGTCGAGGCGGTGGCGAGATCCAAGGGCGACCTGGCGCTGGTCTCGGCGACCTCGAGCCGCACGCCATGGTGGCTGGAGCTGGAAGCAGACGGCGCGCCGAAGATCATCGCGCGGCTGCCCTTCGTCGAGCGCGCCGACCATCCGGCCGCGCTGCCCGTGTTCGCGGTCTCGCGCGTCGCCGACAGCGCCGTGGTGACGGAGGTCGAGACCTTCAGCGTGCGCATATCGGGGTGGAACGCCGAGGTCGCGCACGCCCTGTCGCCGCTCGCAGATATCGTGGCGGTGCCGGATACCGCCTTCGACGGCGCGGCGCTGCTGGTTTCGGTCACGCGCGCGACCAGCATCGACAAAATCAAGGCTGCCCTGATCGAAGCGGGGGCCTCGGTGCGCTCCGCGGCCCTCGTCGGCAGCCACGCAACGCGCTATACGGTGCCCCCGACCGGGTCGAAATCGTAAATCGCGAACCGCCTGAAGCCACTTTCGGAGTTGAAGATGTCCCGCCCCGTGCCGAACCCCGGCATTCTCGATATTGCGCCCTACACGCCCGGCAAGAGCCCGGTCGCCGAGCCGGGCCGCAAGGTGTTCAAGCTCTCGGCCAACGAGACGCCGTTCGGACCCTCGCCCAAGGCGATCGAGGCCTTCAAGCACGTGGCGGATCACCTGGAAGACTATCCGGAAGGCACCTCGCGCGTGCTGCGCGAAGCGATCGGCCGTTCCTTCGGGCTCGACCCGAACCGCATCATCTGCGGCGCCGGCTCGGACGAGATCCTCAATCTGCTCGCCCACACCTATCTCAGCCATGGCGACGAGGCGATCTCGACCACGCACGGCTTCCTGGTCTACCCGATCGCGACCATGGCGGTCGGCGCCAAGAACGTCGTCGCAGCCGAGAAGAACCTCACCGCAGATGTCGACGCCATCCTCAAGGCGGTGACGCCACGGACAAAGCTTATCTGGCTTGCCAACCCCAACAACCCGACCGGCACCTATCTGCCGTTCGACGAGGTCAAGCGCCTGCGCGCCGGCCTGCCGTCGCATGTGCTGCTGGTGCTGGATGCCGCCTATTCCGACTACGTCTCGCGCAACGATTACGAGATGGGGATCGAGCTCGTCGCCACCACCGAGAACACGGTGGTGACGCACACTTTCTCCAAGATCCACGGCCTTGCCGCGCTGCGCGTCGGCTGGATGTTCGGCCCCGCGCACATCATCGACGCGGTCAACCGCATCCGCGGTCCGTTCAACGTGTCGACACCGGCGATGTATGCCGCGGTCGCCGCGATCGAGGACACCGCGCATCAGGCGATGTCGAAGCAGTTCACCGAGACCTGGCGCAACTGGCTGACCGAGGAGATCACCAAGCTCGGCCTGAAGGTGACGCCGGGCGTCGCCAACTTCGTGCTGATCCATTTCCCGGAGACGGGCAAGACCTCGGACGCGGCCGACGCCTACCTGACCAAGCGTGGCCTCGTGCTGCGCGCGCTGAAGAATTACGGCCTGGCGCATGGACTGCGCATGACCATCGGCACCGAGGAGGCCAACCGCCTCGTCGTCGAGGCCTTGCGCGACTTCATGGCCGGCAAATGAACAGCGAAGCGCACTTCCAGCGCGTCGCGCTGATCGGCTTCGGCCTGATCGGCGGCTCGATCGCGCGCGCTGCGAAGCTCCAGGGCCTGGCGGGCGAGATCGTCACCACTGCGCGTTCAGAGAAGACGCGCGCGCGCGTGCTCGAGCTCGGCATCGTCGACCGGGTCGTGGCGACCAATACGGAAGCGGTGAAGGATGCCGATCTCGTCATCCTCTGCATTCCCGTCGGCGCCTGCGGGCCGGTGGCGCAGGAGATCGCTGCGCATCTCAAGCCCGGCGCCGTCATCTCCGACGTCGGCTCGGTCAAGGGCGCGGTGGTCAAGGACATGGCGCCGCATCTGCCGCAGGGCGTTCATTTCGTGCCGGCGCATCCGGTGGCCGGCACCGAGCATTCGGGGCCGGACTCCGGCTTCGCCGAGCTCTTCATCAACCGCTGGTGCATTTTAACGCCGCCGGAAGGCACTGATCCTGCCGCTGTCACGCATCTGCGCGCCTTCTGGGCCGCGATGGGCGCCAAGGTCGAGGTGATGACGCCGGATCATCATGATCTCGTGCTCGCGAT is part of the Bradyrhizobium commune genome and harbors:
- a CDS encoding chorismate mutase, which gives rise to MSRRPPAPPSLQELRKEIDEIDEGIHRLLMQRADIIDRLIQVKQTQEVGSAFRPAREADMMRRIVERHRGILPLDTVESIWRVIISTFTYVQAPFSVHADISVSEPAMRDSVRFHFGFTVPYIAHFSAQAAVEAVARSKGDLALVSATSSRTPWWLELEADGAPKIIARLPFVERADHPAALPVFAVSRVADSAVVTEVETFSVRISGWNAEVAHALSPLADIVAVPDTAFDGAALLVSVTRATSIDKIKAALIEAGASVRSAALVGSHATRYTVPPTGSKS
- a CDS encoding prephenate/arogenate dehydrogenase family protein, translated to MNSEAHFQRVALIGFGLIGGSIARAAKLQGLAGEIVTTARSEKTRARVLELGIVDRVVATNTEAVKDADLVILCIPVGACGPVAQEIAAHLKPGAVISDVGSVKGAVVKDMAPHLPQGVHFVPAHPVAGTEHSGPDSGFAELFINRWCILTPPEGTDPAAVTHLRAFWAAMGAKVEVMTPDHHDLVLAITSHLPHLIAYTIVGTADELQQVTESEVIKFSAGGFRDFTRIAASDPTMWRDVFLANKDAVLEMLGTFTEDLAKLTRAIRRGDGEALFDHFTRTRAIRRGIVEIGQDSAAPDFGRPHAQLDKKSG
- the metW gene encoding methionine biosynthesis protein MetW codes for the protein MSVQEVLPLNGLASEQSGQFRADHLLVAEMVKPGSKVLDVGCGEGDLLQLLETRGIDGRGIELSREGVNRCVAKGLAVVQGDADTDLVNYPDDAFDYVILSQTLQATRQPKVVLENLLRIGRRAIVSFPNFGFWKMRLQLLIGGHMPRTENLPAAWYDTANIHFCTIKDFVELCDAIGVKMERAEALDLYGRPLRLRLPWWVWNLFGEQGVFLLTRGLGK
- the metX gene encoding homoserine O-acetyltransferase MetX, yielding MVGVKSVPSPAISADERSHEVDHPSSLVAHFGADEPLPLDCGIDLSPFQIAYQTYGELNADRSNAILICHALTGDQHVFNVHPVTGKSGWWDTLVGPGRPLDPQRYFIICANVIGGCMGSTGPASINPATGKVWGLDFPVITIPDMVRAQAMLIDRLGIDTLFAVVGGSMGGMQVLQWTAAYPGRVFSALAIACSTRHSAQNIAFHELGRQAVMADPDWHNGGYADQGIHPHRGLAVARMAAHITYLSDAALHRKFGRRMQDRELPTFSFDADFQVESYLRYQGSSFVERFDANSYLYLTRAMDYFDIAADHGGVLAKAFAGIQTRFCVVSFTSDWLFPTSESRALVHALNASSARVSFAEIETDRGHDAFLLDVPEFFDISRAFLQSAGKARGLTSKDG
- the hisC gene encoding histidinol-phosphate transaminase — protein: MSRPVPNPGILDIAPYTPGKSPVAEPGRKVFKLSANETPFGPSPKAIEAFKHVADHLEDYPEGTSRVLREAIGRSFGLDPNRIICGAGSDEILNLLAHTYLSHGDEAISTTHGFLVYPIATMAVGAKNVVAAEKNLTADVDAILKAVTPRTKLIWLANPNNPTGTYLPFDEVKRLRAGLPSHVLLVLDAAYSDYVSRNDYEMGIELVATTENTVVTHTFSKIHGLAALRVGWMFGPAHIIDAVNRIRGPFNVSTPAMYAAVAAIEDTAHQAMSKQFTETWRNWLTEEITKLGLKVTPGVANFVLIHFPETGKTSDAADAYLTKRGLVLRALKNYGLAHGLRMTIGTEEANRLVVEALRDFMAGK